In a genomic window of Rhopalosiphum maidis isolate BTI-1 chromosome 4, ASM367621v3, whole genome shotgun sequence:
- the LOC113549690 gene encoding nucleoporin NUP188 homolog, with translation MNSKQLNCWKQFYYKLNKLNVNYADESIESMIYDSLEDMKKGILKFKFHASSRLVFYKNDKSDTDYLYPLLSQLLFINEQDAKLVYNKYNEFVCQNELNTTMTEHELHNVCVDVWKFYNEEVLFLYRSLKFILTAAENQNCHYSAICKKIVRKQNWKEWYISLREQLSHVRSLTFFDTIVYKPLQKIIHKHLLTFVLNQQIEILQLIVLTSLRVDQITKDDFNIWITNLIDNNFGKNQTLEYDYNNLQTTYSPFMSQISSLETLHSLQIIALFWESENYIWSTNVEFNEADKIIRMIQPSSEYGVVLMGWTLLHLKGKFGIKVSQKLEVYTEAMSTLKMWPSLLGMCQSSAVKDHPIIDKLGRVLCENLIIESIELDVFELVDYDPIIIKLLSYLLKRNPRLSIETIDNIESGVGLFIKKFIDMYPVNLCSLFELFTGIIKGAPQSLNKVWNLMNNINSFTAVAPPDGQYIYEQETDTFLLTDKYYVNDSIYSIEIPKSTQFILNGDMVRFNIKVPLFYFLNSAINNFRMCRDEDRKTSSYISTKQMLINSVKIIQSIAYVTTSLNDDIMGTCETLLTLVPSVSYIDSNYVTDPEVVSEILKLARYILVYFPEQTMCYFNANNFFPFLMGGLEDSVVNLHPFSQNSIALMILKYGSEVYPVLTQYVKLIEASLKIRHVLTCQCATAGVMFVFKTIMPLLAVSDFFIGSKEKMDLGWACMRLMFVISVLEPESEEENSMMVIKKLLDLCLPYSPTSIASLMILNIASIGENDFINIMHNHHSWTSGVGKRNIQCLIFALSLLNYIIDIKSLSLVKQGTNTALFDPERRLAVLLSYRLTVFHNKLSTLSLTILGTLAEKRFVSFSLSMGFDNDKIARKEMVSYLKLHRLHSNNIVKMLKFLHNAIAYQCKMFEIILNVELLENCIKDKKQIEYNDDSILWFIEVELETDDFKQEQENNIYLETLGIIHTLWYNRFNLAMHYLQQNKNFWKLIFKPLFHNKMIPEINSEVFSILSLQAHYCPIEINKEFAEQLDIFLKTRLNSMLKGFLKFFEDNNDSLIDIKRKLIYSWKFFTLLILKHRDSAVNDKHLVVDNILKLFIIELKSNDISSIVSLGESLLIMLQMWKKNCIINSESTINDVQTILKLLNDNESLAKSQTSKTIVLIVVNEIANIIFLNDSALTENVHKDVFSNEMYSTICELAKNELENINETDHEYRSIVTNIKLTNSLFYKIIPVITRSSTNWRQSYLLTNTICQMLKFVDKSNKENQINSVTVEVTDFLLYLSSFKQFHSQFGTQPYIIKHLCTVLSAKFAEFDIKFDDPKRLCVYKNYFKMLVNFLNMCDHCVKREVIQQLTSIFLDLSIILNFPKNMKLTTPHLNLVQTVIKLMNVIVSKEYYYHWQSVGGSCYIALEKIIISIWDCAYGSYLQLNDPDVLIMSMFKNEKVQLNLPGWKTRGDLFTEKDLLTINTTRKTLFEMLYSCNSILVRIMIPPYEIVSLLQLGISDASVFKNIVSKEIIIDKRFSTFFTVEGLIEMIVFLSDKITRHGAVSTSLISALNERYVLDVDLASLNDALELCVYTFTSQLLMKVSQNSDNNQQLCEIAEVAKNMSLLLYRTISKDVEDKRITSFDIRTQQSNGDGTEDLLIGFMKLLEFIKDIHRSSTTSTKKDLSIAGYSILR, from the exons atgaattcaaaACAACTCAA ttgctggaaacaattttattataaattaaataaattgaatgtaaACTATGCTGATGAATCAATTGAATCTATGATATATGATAGTTTGGAAGATATGAAAAAAGGAAtactcaaatttaaatttcatgctTCATCAAGAttggttttttataaaaatgataaatcggATACAGATTACTTATATCCCCTACTGTCCCAAttactt tttattaacgaACAAGATGCAAAACTTGTTTACAACAAATACAATGAGTTTGTGTGTCAAAATGAATTGAATACAACTATGACTGAACATGAATTACATAATGTTTGTGTGGATGTATGGAAGTTTTATAATGaagaagtattatttttatatcgttctttaaaatttattctcaCTGCAGCAGAAAATCAAAACTGTCATTATTCT gctatttgtaaaaaaattgttcgtaAACAAAACTGGAAGGAATGGTATATTTCTTTAAGAGAACAACTTTCACATGTTCgttcattaacattttttgatacaattgtttataaacctcttcaaaaaataatacacaagcatttattaacatttgtattaaatcaGCAAATTGAAATTTTGCAATTGATAGTGTTAACTTCACTCAGAGTGGATCAAATTACAAaagatgattttaatatttggataACTAATCTTatt GATAATAACTTTggaaaaaatcaaacattggagtatgattataataacttacaaaCTACATATTCTCCTTTTATGAGTCAGATCTCAAGTTTAGAGACATTACattcattacaaattattgcATTGTTTTGGGA gagtgaaaattatatttggtcCACTAATGTAGAATTCAACGAAGCTGATAAAATTATTCGGATGATCCAGCCTAGTAGTGAATATGGTGTTGTGCTTATGGGTTGGACATTACTTCACCTTAAAGGAAAATTTGGAATTAAAGTTTCCCAAAAATTAGAAGTTTATACAGAAGCCATGAGCACATTAAAAATGTGGCCATCATTATTAGGAATGTGTCAATCATCAGctgttaaa GATCATCCAATTATAGACAAGTTAGGAAGAGTCTTAtgtgaaaatttaatcattgaaAGTATTGAATTGGATGTATTTGAATTGGTTGACTATgatccaattattattaaacttctttcttatttattaaaaagaaaccCTAGATTATCAATAGAAACAATAGACAACATAGAAAGTGGTGTtggtttattcataaaaaaatttatagataTGTATCCTGTTAATTTATGCAGTTTATTTGAACTTTTTACTGGTATTATAAAAGGAGCACCGCAAAGTTTGAATAaa gtGTGGAATctgatgaataatattaattcattcacTGCTGTTGCTCCACCTGATGgacaatacatttatgaacAAGAAACAGACACTTTTTTGTtaactgataaatattatgtaaatgattcaatTTATAGCATTGAAATTCCTAAAAGCACTCAATTTATTCTCAATGGTGATATGGTCCGTTTCAATATTAAAGTgcctttgttttattttttaaactctgCAATTAACAACTTCAGAatg tgtcgCGACGAGGATCGTAAGACTTCCTCCTATATTAGTACAAAACAAATGCTAATCAATtctgttaaaattattcaatctaTTGCATATGTTACAACATCTTtaaatgatgatattatgGGAACATGTGAAACTTTATTGACACTTGTACCTAG tgtatCTTACATTGATTCAAATTATGTGACTGATCCAGAAGTCGTgtctgaaatattaaaattagcaaGGTATATACTTGTTTACTTCCCTGAACAAACAATGTGTTACTTTAacgcaaataattttttcccaTTTCTAATGGGTGGTCTTGAAGATTCTGTCGTAAATTTACATCCGTTTTCTCAAAATTCTATTGCATTAATGATTCTGAAATATGGATCAGAAGTTTATCCAGTCCTAAcacaatatgttaaattaatcgaGGCTTCTTTAAAA atTAGGCATGTACTAACATGTCAATGTGCTACTGCTGGTGTGATGTTCGTGTTCAAGACTATAATGCCATTGTTAGCTGtatcagatttttttataggctCCAAAGAAAAAATGGATTTAGGTTGGGCATGTATGCGCttaatgtttgttatttcTGTGTTAGAACCAGAGTCTGAAGAAGAAAATTCAATGatggttataaaaaaactattggaTTTATGTTTACCTTATAGTCCAACATCAATTGCTTCGTTAATGATTCTAAACATAGCTTCCatag gagaaaatgattttattaatataatgcacaATCACCACAGTTGGACAAGTGGAGTCGGAAAGAGaaatatacaatgtttaatatttgcattgtccttattaaattatatcatagataTCAAGTCACTT tCATTAGTTAAACAAGGAACAAATACTGCATTATTTGATCCTGAAAGAAGACTTGCAGTTTTGTTATCATATCGTTTGACTGTATTTCATAACAAATTAAGCACATTATCTCTTACTATTCTTGGAACACTTGCAGAA AAACGATTTGTCTCCTTCAGCCTTTCAATGGGTTTTGACAATGACAAAATAGCACGAAAAGAAATGgtatcttatttaaaattgcatagactacattctaataatatt gtaaaaatgttaaaattcttACATAATGCTATTGCTTATCAATGTAAGATGTttgagattattttaaatgtggagttacttgaaaattgtattaaagataagaaacaaattgaatataatgatgatagtatattatggtTCATTGAAGTTGAACTCGAGACTGAT gatTTTAAACAAGAACaagaaaataacatttatcttgaaaccttgggAATTATTCATACTTTGTggtataatagatttaatttagcTATGCATtacttacaacaaaataaaaatttttggaagttaatatttaaaccactttttcataataa aaTGATACCAGAAATAAATTCAGaagtattttctattttgtcACTTCAAGCCCATTATTGtccaattgaaattaataaagaatttgCAGAAcaattggatatttttttgaaaacaagatTAAACAGCATGTTAAAA ggatttttaaaattttttgaagaCAATAATGATtctttaattgatattaaacgAAAGTTAATTTACTCATGGAAATTTTTTACACTTCTGATTTTAAAACACCGTGATTCTGCTGTTAACGATAAACATCTAgtagttgataatattttaaaattatttataattgagttGAAAAGCAATGATATAAGTTCAATTGTTAGTTTAGGAGAATCTTTATTGATCATGTTACAAATGTGGAAGAA gaactgtattataaattccGAATCAACTATTAATGatgtacaaacaatattaaaactacttAATGATAATGAATCATTAGCAAAAAGTCAAACATCAAAAACTATAGTATTGATTGTGGTAAATGAGAtcgcaaatattatatttttgaatgactCAGCTTTAActgaaaatgttcataaag atgttTTTAGTAATGAAATGTACAGCACTATTTGTGAACTTGCTAAAAATGaattggaaaatattaatgaaaccgATCATGAATATCGATCTATTGTTACCAATATAAAACTaactaattcattattttataagatcatACCTGTAATTACTAGATCATCTACCAATTGGCGTCAATCATATCTTTTAACAAATACTATTTGCCAAATGCTTAAATTTGTGGATAAAtccaataaa gaaaatcaaattaattctgTGACTGTAGAAGTGACTGATTTTCTTTTGTATTTATCATCATTTAAGCAATTCCATTCACAATTTGGTACTCAGCcatatatcataaaacacttATGTACTGTATTGTCTGCAAAATTT gctgaatttgatattaaatttgatgatcCAAAACGGTTATGTgtctacaaaaattattttaaaatgcttgtCAACTTCTTAAATATGTGTGACCATTGTGTAAAAAGAGAAGTAATACAACAAttaacttcaatttttttggatttatcaataattttaaatttt CCAAAGAATATGAAACTAACAACTCCTCATTTAAACCTGGTACAAacagttattaaattgatGAATGTAATTGTCtccaaagaatattattatcattggcAGTCAGTTGGTGGTTCGTGTTATATTGcactagaaaaaattatt ATAAGTATTTGGGATTGTGCGTATGGatcatatttacaattaaatgatCCAGATGTTTTAATCATGAGTatgttcaaaaatgaaaaagtacaattaaatttacctGGTTGGAAAACTAGAGGAGatttatttacagaaaaaGATTTATTGACAATTAATACAACAAGAAAAAC aCTTTTTGAAATGTTGTATTCTTGCAATTCAATTCTTGTCCGAATCATGATACCTCCATATGAAATTGTATCATTACTTCAATTGGGTATAAGTGATGCGAGTGTATTCAAGAACATTGTTAgcaaagaaataattattgataaaaggTTCAGTACTTTCTTTACTGTTGAAGGACTAATTGAAATGATTGTATTTCTGTCCGACAAAATAACTAGG cATGGAGCTGTTTCCACATCATTGATATCAGCACTCAATGAAAGATATGTATTAGATGTAGATTTGGCCAGTTTAAATGATGCCTTAGAACTATGTGTGTATACATTCACCAGTCAACTTTTAATGAAAGTATCACAGAACAGTGATAACAACCAACAATTATGTGAAATTGCTGAGGTTGCAAAAAATATg agtttGCTTCTCTATAGAACAATAAGTAAAGATGTTGAAGATAAAAGGATAACATCCTTTGATATCAGAACTCAACAATCAAATGGAGATGGTACAGAAGATTTGTTAATTGGTTTTATGAAATtacttgaatttattaaagatatccacag gagTTCCACAACTTCAACCAAAAAAGATTTGTCAATTGCaggatattcaattttaagatGA
- the LOC113556481 gene encoding uncharacterized protein LOC113556481 yields MESGECFPNITPLENMSSYHWKLLKLKGRLDTITERMSKRKSGTLEPYTTYMDEDSTDKIDKFLLMSQVKPLESDDDDMDLSKMN; encoded by the exons ATGGAATCCGGCGAG TGTTTTCCTAACATAACCCCATTAGAAAACATGTCATCGTACCATTGGAAACTACTTAAATTAAAGGGTCGATTGGATACAATAACAGAGCGTATGTCAAAAAGAAAAAGCGGAACACTGGAACCTTATACTACATACATGGACGAAGATTCCActgataaaattgataaattcttGTTAATGAGTCAAGTAAAACCATTAGAGTCGGACGATGATGATATGGATTTAAGTAAAATGaactaa
- the LOC113561034 gene encoding 6-phosphogluconolactonase, whose product MTSKVISVYENTQKLGAELAKNLSELANDVLAEGGNAVFKIGLSGGSVVSLLSEYLAKVETDWSKWRFFFCDERLVEFNDPESTFAQYRDKFISNLPISEDQFIKINPQLSVEEAAKDYIQKMSVYFAPYDLPRFDALILGVGPDGHTCSLFPGHKLCEETSVWVAPISDSPKPPPNRITFTFPILNNARYCAFIATGSSKADILKRILKDGEQLPANCVQPVNGSVQWLLDEAAAKLLQEETSL is encoded by the exons ATGACTTCCAAGGTAATTTCGGTGTACGAAAATACACAAAAGCTGGGTGCGGAATTGGCAAAAAATCTCTCGGAACTTGCCAATGATGTGTTAGCTGAAGGAGGAAAtgcagtttttaaaattggacTTTCTG gtGGATCGGTTGTGTCGCTTTTATCCGAATATTTAGCTAAAGTTGAAACAGATTGGTCTAAgtggagattttttttttgtgacgaAAGACTGGTGGAATTTAATGATCCAGAGTCTACATTTGCTCAGTACAGAGACAAATTTATCAGTAACCTTCCAATCAGTGAAGatcaattcattaaaataaatcctcAACTTTCCG TTGAAGAGGCAGCTAAAGATTATATCCAAAAGATGTCTGTTTATTTTGCACCTTATGATTTGCCTCGGTTTGACGCTTTGATATTGGGCGTAGGACCGGATGGACATACATGTTCTTTATTTCCTGGACACAAATTATGTGAAGAAACATCAGTATGGGTAGCTCCAATTTCCGATTCACCAAAACCTCCTCCAAACAGAATTACTTTTACATTTCCAATCCTTAACAATGCTAGATATTGTGCATTTATAGCAACTGGTAGCTCAAAAGCTGATATCTTGAAG cgtATTCTTAAAGATGGTGAACAATTACCAGCCAATTGTGTACAGCCAGTAAATGGTAGTGTACAATGGTTATTAGATGAAGCTGCAGCCAAGCTATTACAAGAAGAAACatctttgtaa
- the LOC113549841 gene encoding protein lethal(2)essential for life-like: MSMVPLFFRDWWEDFERERLPRRLLDQHFGLGLHRDDLSNLTSTLTSPSLRSAAYYRPWQGVLNRQNSGTSNLKFDDKQVQVILDVQQFGPGEITVKTSEGAVIVEGKHEEKQDEHGFISRQFKRRYLLPKDVDIEQIVSSLSSDGILTVSVPKKEKQVTSERSVPIIQTGIPAVKAAETVKNDETPLVTEIKVEHQ, from the exons ATGTCTATGGTGCCATTGTTCTTCCGAGATTGGTGGGAAGATTTCGAACGTGAGCGATTACCAAGACGATTATTGGACCAACACTTTGGTCTAGGATTGCATAGAGATGATCTTTCCAATTTAACGTCTACTCTTACTTCTCCTTCTCTGAGATCAGCTGCATACTATAGACCATGGCAAGGTGTACTTAACAGACAAAATAGTGGTACGTCCAACCTTAAGTTTGATGACAAACAAGTACAAGTTATATTGGATGTCCAACAATTTGGACCCGGTGAGATAACAGTTAAAACATCAGAAGGAGCAGTGATTGTTGAAGGAAAACATGAAGAAAAACAAGATGAGCATGGTTTTATATCCAGACAATTTAAAAGaagatatttattacctaaagATGTGGATATAGAACAAATTGTTTCAAGTTTGTCTTCAGATGGAATACTAACAGTTAGCGTTCCTAAAAag gaaaAACAAGTAACAAGTGAACGTAGTGTACCAATTATTCAAACAGGAATACCAGCAGTAAAAGCAGCTGAAACAGTGAAAAATGATGAAACTCCCTTAGTTACTGAGATTAAAGTTGAACatcaataa
- the LOC113547965 gene encoding alpha- and gamma-adaptin-binding protein p34-like — protein MSISEFPCVYIYSCCDDDPLKIIKLLRNEESIEICNNEENILSNRWTIDCKYYTADINLCTSISLNKLPDQFVHNINAIIILFDIDNSNIIETINKCLPLVEKSQAEVLILLSEKNIDNHVSNNATNSKIFEWCRKNHFELIVLEEIADEMDTTGIERVKQALYAHHWPNLKAKCQITNPSTKSIIEDSVINSQLSGGLSDLKMDTEQEAELDSDLFTEMFEGDFNFFKTIDKVRKLKEQISAMPDEERKDAAEKTLTECWKAFFGDDVDL, from the exons atgTCAATAAGTGAATTCCCTTGTGTTTACATATATAGTTGTTGTGATGATGatccattgaaaataattaaat tattgagGAACGAAGAAAGTattgaaatttgtaataatgaagaaaatattttatcaaatcgtTGGACAATTGACTGCAAATATTACACTgctgatataaatttatgtacttCCATTAGCTTAAATAAACTACCTGATCAATTTGTACACAACATTAATGCTATAATCATTCTTTTCGACAttgataat AGCAATATTATAGAAACCATAAATAAATGCTTACCTTTAGTTGAAAAAAGTCAAGCGGAAGTTTTGATACTATTAAgtgaaaaaaacattgataatCATGTGTCCAACAATGCTACTAAcagtaaaa tttttgaatgGTGtcgaaaaaaccattttgaattaatcGTGCTTGAAGAAATTGCTGATGAAATGGATACAACTGGAATTGAACGTGTTAAACAAGCTCTTTATGCACATCATTGGCCAAATCTTAAGgccaaat gtCAAATAACAAATCCTAgtacaaaatcaataattgaaGACAGTGTAATTAATTCACAATTAAGTGGAGGATtatcagatttaaaaatgGACACAGAACAAGAAGCTGAATTGGATAGCGATttgttta CTGAAATGTTTGAAGGagactttaattttttcaagacTATTGACAaggttagaaaattaaaagaacAAATTTCTGCAATGCCTGATGAAGAAAGAAAAGATGCTGCTGAAAAGACATTGACAGAGTGTTGGAAAGCGTTTTTTGGAGATGATGTAGAcctttaa
- the LOC113547966 gene encoding platelet-activating factor acetylhydrolase IB subunit beta-like: protein MNPCTIPEIPIDIQGDNRWMSQHERHVSEAKEREPDVIMIGDSIIQKLQSSPIWNDLFEPLHCLNFGIGGDLTQGVLWRIQSGILDNIKPKACVLHVGTNNFGNTPDEISEGILTIIKEIKSKLPECYIILLDLLPRGARPNPLRVRNSKVNEIMHEKVKSISRLEVITVNTGLLQSDDTLSAQDMLDYLHPTDTCYRKIFEPVHELLLQILGEAKDLDKN, encoded by the exons ATGAATCCTTGTACAATTCCTGAGATTCCTATTGATATACAAGGAGACAACAGATGGATGAGccag catGAACGTCATGTATCTGAAGCAAAAGAACGTGAACCTGATGTTATTATGATTGGAGATTCCATTATTCAAAAGTTACAGTCAAGTCCTATATGGAATGATTTATTTGAACCTCtccattgtttaaattttggtaTTGGTGGTGATCTTACCCAAGGAGTATTATGGAGAATCCAAAGTGGGAttcttgataatattaaacctaAA gcgTGTGTTCTTCATGTTGGTACAAACAATTTTGGTAATACTCCTGATGAAATATCGGAAGGTATTTTAACCATTATCAAAGAAATCAAATCCAAGCTTCCGGAATGCTATATCATCTTGttg gATTTATTACCTCGTGGAGCAAGGCCTAATCCTTTACGTGTTCGTAACTCTAAAGTCAATGAAATTATGCATGAAAAAGTAAAGTCAATTTCTCGGTTAGAAGTAATCACAGTCAATACAGGTCTGTTACAATCAGATGATACATTGAGTGCTCAAGATATGCTTGATTATCTACATCCAACTGATACATgttatcgtaaaatatttgaacctGTACATGAATTGCTCTTACAAATTCTTGGAGAAGCTAAAGATCTTGACAAGAATTAA
- the LOC113547964 gene encoding phenylalanine--tRNA ligase alpha subunit, with protein MDSEQLLKVLDTKGCFSTWDFSKENNIDHQKIIGVVKSILALGNIITADPVTIKYWELTDEGESVLLNGSYEVNLYNAVPSDGIPQKELMSIPNAKIGFSQAMSKGWIVIDRSLNRVMKKVDSVIDKVKEDLVELKASHDQISESDKLDYKKRKLIREVVIKSFTIGKGPEFTTSIVKLETELTTEMILSGSWKSTPFKPYNFEALGQPQSAGCLHPLLKVRSDFRQIFLEMGFTEMPTNNFVESSFWNFDALFQPQQHPARDSHDTFFLDNPQTSENFPQEYLNKVKIVHSKGGYGSQGYGYDWSLDEAKKNVLRTHTTAVSARMLYGLAKDFKPTKYFSIDRVFRNETLDATHLAEFQQVEGVIADYNLTLGDLIGVLHTFFERLGMTEIKFKPAYNPYTEPSMEIFCYHQGLQKWIEIGNSGMFRPEMLLPMGLPEKVNVIAWGLSLERPTMIKYGINNIRDLVGPRVNLQMVQDNPICRLDK; from the exons ATGGATTCAGAGCAGTTGTTAAAAGTTTTGGATACTAAAGGTTGCTTTAGCACATGGGACTTCAgtaaagaaaacaatattgaccatcaaaaaattattggcGTTGTTAAAAGCATATTGGCTTtgggaaatattattactgcagATCCAGTGACAATCAAATATTGGGAACTTACTGATGAAGGAGAATCAGTTTTGTTGAATGGTAGTTATGAGGTAAACCTATATAATGCTGTTCCATCTGATGGAATACCTCAAAAGGAATTAATGTCAATACCAAATGCAAAAATTGGATTTAGTCAGGCAATGTCAAAGGGTTGGATAGTCATAGATCGATCATTAAACAGAGTGATGAAAAAAGTCGATTCTGTCATTGATAAGGTTAAAGAAGATTTGGTGGAACTAAAAGCATCTCATGATCAAATTTCCGAGTCTGACAAGTTGGattataaaaaacgaaaactTATCCGTGAAGTTGTTATAAAAAGTTTCACAATAg GCAAGGGTCCAGAATTTACAACGTCTATTGTAAAACTAGAAACTGAACTCACTACAGAAATGATATTATCTGGTTCATGGAAGTCAACTCCATTCAAACCTTACAATTTTGAAGCTTTAGGCCAACCTCAATCAGCTGGTTGCTTACATCCTTTATTAAAAGTTCGCTCAGACTTTCGTCAAATATTTCTTGAAATGGGTTTTACTGAAATGCCAACTAACAATTTTGTTGAAAGCTCGTTTTGGAATTTTGATGCATTATTCCAACCTCAACAACATCCAGCAAGAGACTCTcatgatactttttttttggacAACCCTCAAACTAGTGAAAACTTTCCTcaagaatatttaaacaagGTAAAAATAGTACATTCAAAAGGAGGCTATGGTTCCCAAGGATATGGTTATGATTGGTCGTTAGATGAAGCTAAGAAAAATGTCTTGAGAACTCATACAACTGCAGTAAGTGCTCGTATGTTGTATGGCTTAGCTAAAGATTTCAAACCGACTAAGTACTTTAGTATTGATAGAGTATTTCGAAATGAGACTTTAGATGCTACTCATTTGGCAGAGTTTCAACAAGTAGAAGGAGTAATAGCTGACTACAATTTAACATTGGGAGATTTAATTGGAGTTCTTCACACGTTTTTTGAACGATTAGGAATGACTGAAATCAAATTCAAACCTGCTTACAATCCATACACAGAACCTAGTatggaaatattttgttatcatcAAGGACTACAAAAATGGATTGAAATTGGTAACTCTGGAATGTTTCGTCCTGAAATGCTATTACCAATGGGCTTACCAGAAAAAGTAAATGTTATAGCTTGGGGATTATCTTTAGAGAGACCAACTATGATTAAATATGGCATTAACAATATTAGAGATTTAGTTGGACCTAGGGTTAATTTACAAATGGTTCAAGATAACCCTATTTGTAGATTagacaaataa
- the LOC113556473 gene encoding protein ABHD4, translating to MTEVNDSEASSIYRGCTFWSWFPWSSMSWKCLQEAERKLFAYVQSPYRTRYVNLGPVVEQEDKIWTLEVNTEKRETPVVLLHGFGAGIGLWCMNVDKISNNCRPVYAMDLLGFGRSSRPKFSTDPEQVEHQFVNAIEKWRSEIKLEKFILLGHSFGGYLATAYSIQHPERIHHLILADPWGFPEEDKNFKSKIPWWAKGIFYALKSLNPLWPVRFAGPYGQWLVTNLRSDILKKFEPVLGEQTTVIGEYIFQCNSQRATGESAFTSLVTGFGWAKNPMIKRIQYLDKRVPITLIYGQNTWMDKSIGEKIKAERKNYFVHVETIPNAGHHVFADQFEVFNNLVNKICEENVLENEE from the exons atgacTGAAGTAAACGACTCTGAGGCCTCTTCAATATACAG AGGGTGTACTTTTTGGAGCTGGTTTCCTTGGAGCTCAATGTCTTGGAAATGTTTACAAGAAGCCGAGCGGAAATTATTcgcat atgttCAATCTCCATACCGCACTCGATATGTTAACCTAGGCCCAGTTGTTGAACAAGAAGATAAAATATGGACATTAGAAGTTAACACGGAAAAACGTGAAACCCCTGTAGTTTTGTTACATGGTTTTGGTGCTGGTATTGGACTTTGGTGTATGAATGTtgacaaaatatcaaataattgtagACCTGTTTATGCCATGGATCTATTGGGTTTTGGTCGTAGTTCTAGGCCAAAATTTAGTACAGACCCAGAACAAGTGGAACATCAATTTGTAAATGCTATTGAAAAATGGAGATCAGAAATTAAGCTTGAAAAATTTATTCTTCTTGGCCATAGTTTTGGAGGATATTTAGCTACTGCTTATTCTATACAACACCCTGAAAG aattCATCATTTAATACTTGCTGATCCTTGGGGATTTCCCGAAGAAGACAAAAACTTTAAGAGCAAAATTCCTTGGTGGGCCAAAGGAATATTTTATGctcttaaatcattaaatccaTTGTGGCCAGTAAGATTTGCTGGTCCTTATg gtCAATGGTTAGTGACAAATTTGAGATCTGatatattgaaaaagtttGAACCAGTTCTTGGAGAACAAACAACTGTGATTGGAGagtatatatttcaatgtaaTTCTCAACGTGCAac ggGTGAAAGTGCTTTTACGTCATTAGTTACTGGTTTTGGTTGGGCAAAGAACCCAATGATTAAACGTATACAGTATTTAGATAAAAGAGTGcccattacattaatttatggaCAAAACACTTGGATGGATAAAAGTATTGGAGAGAAAATTAAAgcagaaagaaaaaattattttgtacatgttgag actataccCAATGCTGGTCATCATGTTTTTGCTGATCaatttgaagtatttaataatctagtaaataaaatatgcgaaGAAAATGTACTTGAAAATGaagaataa